In Bacteroides cellulosilyticus, the genomic stretch AGAAAATACGTTTTAATGACAGACGGGAAACACCCAGCAACCGCTTCCCTTCCATAACTCGTACCGCCATTTGTTGGATAAGTATCTCATCAGATTCTTTCAATATACGCTCATGAATCTTCAATAACGATGGAAACGTTGCTATTGATTTCTTTACAGCCTCTTCTCCTCCTTGCGTTAATAATAAACGAGGATGAGGGTTCATTCTTTCATAATCCAAAGACTGAGCACACAGAACTAAAGAATAAAAAGCTAAAACAAACAATAAGATTATTCGTTGTAGGCGAGGTTTACAAAAAAGGAATAAATATATCATCATATTAATTACTTAAAAGTTCAACAACATGGCAAATATCACAATATTATAGAATAATATAGAATCATTATCTGCAAAATCGACGGGAACGTTTTCCTTAACTAAAGCTAACCATCTTTCTGTGCAAGGTATGCAAAAGTCTGTTTTTACATAGGAATAATCAACTATATAACAAGCTATTAACATTAAAAACCTACAAAATCGTTCCCGATGATTTTCATCATTCTTTGCATAAGTTATCATATTATTTCAGAGATTTGCATGTGTAATTCAATGTATAACATAAAGCAAATCTAGAATGAGTAGAATAAAAACAACATTATTATCCAGCAATTTTGAGGTTGAAAATCATAAAGTTGCAATCAGTAAAAGCCTAATAAATATCTAAATACTAATTATTATTCAGTTATATGAAAAACAATTCATCACATCCATGCATGTGGCAGCAAGGTCACAAACGATGCTATCGTCTGGCCCAATCAGTAGCTCTGACCGCTTTGTTGGGCATTGGTACAGTACAAGCTGGTCAGCCCTTCATTACGACATCTCTTTCAACGCAGATTCATAGTGTTGCTCCGGGACAACAAACGGACAATATATCAATAAAAGGGCATGTAGTAGATAACAAGGGAGAAATCCTCATTGGCGTTACTGTCATGGTAAAAGGTACCAATAACGGTGTCATCACAGATATGAATGGTAACTTTACCATTACCGCAAAAGACGGCCAAACACTGGTTCTTTCTTATATCGGATACAAAGATGTGGAAGTCAAAGTACAGCAAAGCAATCTGAACATTACAATGCAGGAAGATGCTCAAGCACTCGACGAAGTTGTAGTTATCGGATATGGTACAGCTAAAAAGAAGGATCTAACCGGTGCTATTTCAAACATTCGTCCGACCGACTTAAAAGCAGAAATGCCCCGTAATATGCACGACTTATTGCGTGCTAATGCTGCCGGTCTGAATATCTCAGTCAACAACGAAGCAAAAGGTGGCGGCGACTTCCTTATACGTGGTAAAGGTACTTTAAAGGCCGGTTCACAACCGTTACTTGTTGTAGACGGAGTTATTTATAATGGCGAACTTAGCGAATTGAACCCCAACGACATCATCTCAATCGATGTACTGAAAGATGCCAGTTCTGCTGCCGTATATGGTGCAAAAGCAGCAAACGGAGTCATTGCTATCACTACACAAAAAGGTATAGCAGGCAGCAAACCAGTGATTAACGTCAATACAAGTTGGGGATTGGTCACTCCTATTAAGAGCCGCAAACTCAGAAATGCCGAACAATTTCTTGATTTCCGTCAAGCATACGAAATCGGTAGGCAAACGGATGAATACCTTGAACAATATCCGGGAATGTATACCGATCCAAGGAAGCTTAATGGAATAGATAAAGTAGACTGGTACAATTATGACCAGAAGGATAAAGTCACGTCTGTATCAGAAGAAGAACTAATAACGAAATGGTTGTCACGTCTGGACCTATCTACTCCTGAAATCAATAATTATTTCAATGGTAAACTAACCAATTGGCAAGATTTGATGTTAAACAATGCAGTACAACAAAACTATAACGTCAGCATTAGCAAGAAAGGTGAAGATTACCAATACTACTGGTCTATTGGCTATATGGACAATGAAGGTATCAAAGATGGTGATGCGTTTAGCCGTTTCACTACCCGTCTGAATCTGGAATCCAATGTCAACAAGTATATCACAGTGGGGTTGAATATGAACTTTTCCAGCCGTGACGAAAGCGCTATTGCTGTCGATACTAAAGCTCTGACATGGTTTTCTCCGTATTGTAGTAATGATGTTAACAATCCAGAAAGTGCTAACCAGCACTATCCTAATGGTTCAAACACCATCGCCAACCCATTCTATGACCGCAAATATACAGATAAGAAACAAGTATACATGAATCTGGATGGAACTATCTACGGACGTCTGAATTTACCGTTCGGTTTCTCTTACCAGATGAATTTTACTCCGCGCTTGGCCTGGAACGAAAGTTTTGAGCACAAATCAGCCAAGAATGATGCCTGGGCAGGAGAAGGAGGCTCATCCTTCCGCCAGCATAATAAAGCTTTCAACTGGCAGGTAGACAATGTCTTCAACTGGAAATATGAATTCTTCGATAAACATAAAGTAGAAGCTACTTTCCTAATCAATGCCGAAAAGTCACAAAGCTGGATGACTAAGAGCACTAACAAAGGATACAATCCAAGTGACGCATTAGGTTATCATGGTATACACTTGGGCAACAATCCTACTGCATTGAGTACTGACCAATACACTACCGGCGATGCTTTGATGGGACGTTTGTTCTACTCTTTTAGTAATAAGTATATGTTGACCGCTTCGGTTCGTCGTGACGGTTACTCAGCTTTCGGTATGATGAACCCACGTGCTACATTCCCTGCCGTTGCCTTAGCATGGGTATTCACAGAAGAAAAATTCATGAAGAAAACCTCCTCATGGTTAAGCTATGGTAAATTACGTTTCTCTTGGGGTGAAAATGGTAATAGAGACATCGGTATTTACGCTGCCCTTGCAGAATTGACCTCTAACCCAACTTGTTGGATCGACGGAAATGGCAAATTCTATACCACTACTTATACATTGAACCAAAAAATGCCGAATAGCAAATTGAAATGGGAACGTGCTAAATCATATAATATAGGTTTGGACTTCGGACTCTTCGGAGATATCTTAAGCGGTTCTATCGAAGTCTACAAAAAGATGACCAATGATTTGCTCATGGACCGTGCCATCCCGCCCATCACCGGTTTCAGCAAAGTATTGAGTAATATGGGACAACTCCAGAATACGGGTTTTGAATTGACATTGAATGCCAACATCATGAAACGTAAAAACTTTGAATGGAGTGCTACTGGTAATTTCTCACTCAACCGTCGCAAGATCAAGCACTTGTACGGTAACATGAAGAATATTCTTGATGCTGACGGTAATATTATCGGTCAGGTAGAAGACGATGATATCACTAACAAATGGTTTATTGGTGAGGATCCAGACCGCATTTGGGATTATGTAGGAGATGGTGTATGGCAACAAGATGAAGCTGAAGAAGCTGCAAAATACGGTTGCCAGCCGGGTGACTTTAAATATCTGGACCTCAACGAAAATGGGAAATTGGACCAGGATGACAAGAAACACCAGAAATATACAACCCCTCGCTTCCGTTGGACATTCCGTAACAACTTCCAATTGTTCAATGATCTGGATATTTCATTCATGTTGTACTCTTTATGGGGTCACTACGGTTCATATGCTGATGCCGCCAACAATAACTTTGATGCTTCTATCAGTTGCGGTTACGATCAGCCTTACTGGACACCGGAAAATCCGATTAATAACTATGCACGTATCGGTTCAAAGAACTTAGGAACACATTATGTAAACAAGTCATTTATCCGTTTGGACAATATCACTGTTTCATATCGCCTGCCACAAAAATGGACAAAAGTTGTGGGTATCCAAGATTTACGCTTCAACGCATCCATTCACAATGTAGCAGTCTTTGCTCCTCATTACGACGGCTGGGATCCTGAATCAAACAGCCCAATGGGAAGAACATTCAATTTCGGTATTAACTTTACACTCTAATTTGAAAGAACAATGAAAAAGAACAGAATATTCAAAACTATCAGTGGTGCCGCTCTATGTACGGCACTATTAACCGGATGTAGCGAAAGTTGGCTGGAACCTAAACCCCTCTCTTTCCTCACTCCTGAAAATGCATACGTTGATGCTGAGGGTCTGCTCACCTCTCTGGCAGCTGCCGAGCGTTCCATGCGTCATGAATACTTTGGAAACGGAAGTGGATATACTTGTGAACTTATCTTCTCCGATCTCTGTATCAGCGGAACGACTGACAAAGCAGGCCCCTTGCAGGATATGGATCGCCAATTAATGCCGGATGCGAACTTTAATAATGCAGAAAACTCCTATTTGACATCACATAACTGGGATGAGAACTGGAATCAGATAAAATATACGAATGTAGTGCTTTCACGTATGAAGGATACTAAATTCGTCAATGAAGCAGAAAAAAATAAAGTATTGGGCACGGGTTACTTTCAGCGTTGTTACAGATACTGGCGACTGATCAACCAGTTCGGGGATGTCCCCTTCATTGATGTCGAAGTCGCATACCCGCGGTATGATTTTAATACATGTGACCGTTGGAGCATCTTGCGCCGCATGAAAAAAGAACTGGAATTTGCATACCAATGGGTACCCGAACAAATAGACCGTGGACACACCACCAAATCGGCCTGTGGCGTACTGTTAATGAAAATCTATATGTCATTGGGGGAATTCGATAATGCTATCAGAGTTGGAAATGAAATCGTAGCTAAACACCCACTGATGGTAAACCGTTTTACTTCCACTAAAGACAATCACCCCAACCTGATGTTTGATCTGCACAGCGTAGAAGCCAAAAGTGACCCGGCCAACACAGAAGGTATATTATATGGTGTATCCGAACCGAATAATGCCAGTGGTACAGGTTCCGCAAAAACAGAAA encodes the following:
- a CDS encoding SusC/RagA family TonB-linked outer membrane protein translates to MKNNSSHPCMWQQGHKRCYRLAQSVALTALLGIGTVQAGQPFITTSLSTQIHSVAPGQQTDNISIKGHVVDNKGEILIGVTVMVKGTNNGVITDMNGNFTITAKDGQTLVLSYIGYKDVEVKVQQSNLNITMQEDAQALDEVVVIGYGTAKKKDLTGAISNIRPTDLKAEMPRNMHDLLRANAAGLNISVNNEAKGGGDFLIRGKGTLKAGSQPLLVVDGVIYNGELSELNPNDIISIDVLKDASSAAVYGAKAANGVIAITTQKGIAGSKPVINVNTSWGLVTPIKSRKLRNAEQFLDFRQAYEIGRQTDEYLEQYPGMYTDPRKLNGIDKVDWYNYDQKDKVTSVSEEELITKWLSRLDLSTPEINNYFNGKLTNWQDLMLNNAVQQNYNVSISKKGEDYQYYWSIGYMDNEGIKDGDAFSRFTTRLNLESNVNKYITVGLNMNFSSRDESAIAVDTKALTWFSPYCSNDVNNPESANQHYPNGSNTIANPFYDRKYTDKKQVYMNLDGTIYGRLNLPFGFSYQMNFTPRLAWNESFEHKSAKNDAWAGEGGSSFRQHNKAFNWQVDNVFNWKYEFFDKHKVEATFLINAEKSQSWMTKSTNKGYNPSDALGYHGIHLGNNPTALSTDQYTTGDALMGRLFYSFSNKYMLTASVRRDGYSAFGMMNPRATFPAVALAWVFTEEKFMKKTSSWLSYGKLRFSWGENGNRDIGIYAALAELTSNPTCWIDGNGKFYTTTYTLNQKMPNSKLKWERAKSYNIGLDFGLFGDILSGSIEVYKKMTNDLLMDRAIPPITGFSKVLSNMGQLQNTGFELTLNANIMKRKNFEWSATGNFSLNRRKIKHLYGNMKNILDADGNIIGQVEDDDITNKWFIGEDPDRIWDYVGDGVWQQDEAEEAAKYGCQPGDFKYLDLNENGKLDQDDKKHQKYTTPRFRWTFRNNFQLFNDLDISFMLYSLWGHYGSYADAANNNFDASISCGYDQPYWTPENPINNYARIGSKNLGTHYVNKSFIRLDNITVSYRLPQKWTKVVGIQDLRFNASIHNVAVFAPHYDGWDPESNSPMGRTFNFGINFTL